One genomic region from Opisthocomus hoazin isolate bOpiHoa1 chromosome Z, bOpiHoa1.hap1, whole genome shotgun sequence encodes:
- the LOC142358778 gene encoding E3 ubiquitin-protein ligase Topors-like, with translation MTSSDKDFSEDSNFSPKASTSKLPTDASPDSKCPICLDRFDNVAYLDRCLHKFCFHCVQEWSKNKAECPLCKQPFFSIFHTIRAEDDFKEYVLPFSENSSFASPDGRRFRYRTTLTGERRASRSPSRRTQFPPDNGILFEGLSSAPVRQRAGEIQQMIRRLASRRQASAEGRSLRQIQEEDMINFRRALYRTGVRIRNIQDGGRYRDISAEFFRRNPACLHRLVPWLKRELTVLFGAHGSLVNIVQHFIMSNVTRYDLESQAFADDLKPFLLNRTEHFIHEFISFARCPFNLEAYDQHANYDCPAPSYDEGSHSDSSIITISPDMAYSRGPDNSLSVTGLDQAPWDDETPGPSYSVSEEVRATMASPLEMSESSDEDSATKSQRTKRQPQLQANADSNDSDSSSDNCVIVGYVKPLAERTPEVVELSSDSEESIREEKREDAKKQQPMQCRSWSDSEPSRSFSPRSPTYREGVGSGRSCLSPAAEKTESKDEEKNKCKVKDLSPRDRNWSLSPGSDTVCFPWHHRLSRKGRSRSPRSCSRNSRGSRGHRSRREHRSRSHLKRRPSRSRDSSKRRSKRSSRRSRARDTRVSLKSQRVSLSRESSPSRELSRSRSRSKGHGKRRSRSRDSDRYYMRDNYQSRDQWGYTSCSRKDLGDGYDSSSRRRTQPNARYSKQSASPEYRMRSFVEKADPQSQRGLRERHYYCDERCRSRSRSSNRSRTPSGGTNRTKSGKPGGKRKYKTRHLENAFVESTSLERENDPEKTFSKFSDCYKNEDSLSDNRASSETKRKKKTKKMRSPSVEIVYEGKATDTRHLKKKKKKHKKKHRKHHVSNSSHSSPVVITIDSDSSKEPLTMECDSSITWTGTTRTYKREGESPSSFLEMTGCEDVYRVGEKTGGAAKKYSIPTTRADLDGDIRNADFELRETSPGRRLARADTSSSIRHIETLSSYVEEAPASPSGQLPSPRMSFLECPERQPLILRLPKNLVSRSSWFGFPEEKM, from the coding sequence ATGACTTCCTCAGATAAggatttttcagaagacagtaaCTTTTCGCCAAAAGCCAGCACCAGCAAACTGCCAACAGATGCGTCTCCTGACTCTAAATGCCCCATCTGCTTGGATAGGTTTGACAATGTTGCGTATCTAGATCGCTGCTTGCATAAGTTCTGTTTCCACTGTGTCCAGGAGTggtcaaaaaacaaagcagaatgccCCCTGTGCAAGCaaccctttttttccattttccatacgATTCGTGCCGAAGATGACTTCAAGGAGTACGTACTCCCCTTTTCAGAAAATAGCTCTTTTGCCAGCCCTGATGGCCGGAGATTTCGTTACCGTACCACTTTAACAGGGGAACGCCGCGCCAGTCGTTCCCCGTCCCGAAGGACGCAGTTCCCTCCAGATAATGGGATATTGTTTGAAGGCTTGTCCAGCGCACCCGTGCGGCAGAGAGCCGGAGAGATCCAGCAGATGATCAGGAGGCTGGCCTCAAGGAGACAGGCTAGCGCGGAGGGCAGGTCTCTACGGCAGATTCAGGAGGAGGACATGATCAACTTCCGCAGAGCGCTGTACCGTACTGGTGTGCGCATTCGGAATATTCAGGATGGTGGCCGCTACCGAGAcatttcagcagagtttttccgCCGCAACCCTGCTTGCCTTCACAGGTTGGTTCCTTGGCTGAAGCGAGAACTTACGGTGCTGTTTGGTGCCCATGGATCTTTGGTTAATATTGTGCAGCACTTTATCATGAGTAATGTGACCAGGTATGACCTGGAAAGTCAGGCCTTTGCTGACGatttaaagccatttctgctgAATCGGACTGAACACTTCATACATGAATTCATCAGTTTTGCCCGTTGTCCTTTTAACTTAGAAGCGTATGATCAACATGCCAATTATGACTGTCCTGCACCGTCGTATGATGAAGGAAGCCACTCGGACTCATCAATTATTACAATATCTCCGGATATGGCATATTCTCGAGGGCCAGATAACAGTTTGTCTGTGACTGGTCTTGATCAGGCCCCCTGGGATGATGAAACTCCCGGGCCTTCCTATTCTGTTTCAGAAGAGGTTCGTGCAACCATGgcttctcctctggagatgtcaGAAAGTTCTGATGAGGACTCTGCTACAAAGAGTCAAAGAACCAAACGGCAGCCTCAGTTACAGGCTAACGCTGACTCAAACGACAGTGACTCTTCATCGGACAATTGTGTTATTGTTGGGTATGTTAAGCCGTTAGCTGAGAGGACACCAGAAGTGGTTGAGCTGTCCTCGGACTCTGAGGAGTccatcagagaagagaaaagggaagatgcgAAGAAACAGCAGCCAATGCAGTGTCGCAGCTGGAGTGACAGTGAACCAAGCAGGAGTTTCTCGCCACGTTCCCCCACATACAGGGAGGGTGTGGGTAGTGGTAGAAGCTGCTTATCTCCTGCAGCTGAGAAGACAGAGTCCAAAGATGAAGAGAAGAACAAGTGTAAGGTGAAAGATCTGTCTCCACGGGACCGGAACTGGAGCCTCTCTCCGGGGAGTGACACAGTGTGCTTCCCTTGGCATCACAGATTGTCCAGAAAGGGGAGGTCCAGGAGCCCACGGTCCTGTTCTCGGAACAGTCGAGGCAGTCGTGGCCATCGGTCTAGGAGGGAGCATCGTAGCAGAAGCCACCTTAAAAGGAGACCATCGAGAAGCAGGGATAGTAGCAAGCGtaggagcaagagaagcagcaggaggtcaAGGGCTCGTGACACCAGAGTCTCTCTAAAAAGCCAGAGAGTCTCTCTAAGTCGTGAGAGCAGTCCATCCAGAGAATTAAGCAGATCACGATCACGTAGCAAAGGCCATGGCAAAAGGCGATCAAGAAGCAGGGACAGCGATCGTTATTACATGAGAGACAATTATCAAAGTAGAGACCAGTGGGGTTACACTTCCTGTAGTCGAAAGGACCTTGGAGATGGCTATgactcctccagcagaaggaggactcagCCTAATGCTCGTTATTCGAAGCAATCTGCTAGTCCAGAATACAGGATGCGATCATTTGTTGAAAAGGCAGATCCACAGAGCCAGAGGGGACTCCGTGAGAGACACTATTACTGTGATGAAAGATGCAGGTCGAGGAGTCGATCAAGCAACAGGTCAAGGACCCCTTCTGGAGGAACTAACAGAACGAAAAGTGGAAAGCCTGGTGgaaaaaggaagtacaaaacccgCCATTTGGAGAATGCGTTTGTGGAGAGCACAAgtctagaaagagaaaatgaccCCGAGAAAACTTTCTCCAAATTCAGTGACTGCTACAAAAATGAAGATAGCCTTTCAGACAATCGAGCAAGCAGTGagacaaagcgtaagaaaaagaCGAAAAAGATGAGGAGTCCAAGTGTGGAGATAGTCTATGAAGGAAAAGCGACAGACACAAgacatcttaaaaagaaaaagaagaagcataAGAAGAAACACCGGAAACATCACGTGAGTAACTCGTCACACTCTTCTCCAGTGGTGATTACGATTGATAGTGATAGTAGCAAGGAGCCACTAACTATGGAATGTGACAGCAGTATTACTTGGACAGGCACAACTCGGACATACAAGAGAGAAGgtgagtctccatcttcttttttggaAATGACAGGATGTGAAGATGTTTACAGAGTCGGTGAGAAAACTGGAGGAGCAGCCAAAAAGTACAGTATTCCTACCACAAGGGCAGACTTAGACGGTGAcattagaaatgctgattttgaacTTCGAGAAACATCGCCTGGTCGGAGGCTTGCCAGAGCGGATACCAGCAGTAGCATCCGTCACATAGAAACTCTAAGCAGCTACGTTGAAGAAGCACCAGCATCGCCTTCTGGtcagctgccttcccccaggaTGTCCTTCCTAGAGTGTCCAGAGAGACAACCACTGATACTAAGACTGCCAAAGAATCTCGTCAGCAGATCTTCTTGGTTTGGTTTCCCGGAAGAAAAAATGTAG